In a genomic window of Candidatus Competibacteraceae bacterium:
- a CDS encoding S8 family serine peptidase, translating to MRPAKQWRSSGVVAAVLAVLFGCAGSPDQADSAPATAIDEPGVPKQLQARQIIVALPDRSRPDWPAISRDLQTQYRLRPVGEFPLTSIGVQCLVFQVPADQSMAGVIGRLNADPRVVLVQPNQSFEGLQGGASNPYRELAYGAKQLRADLAHRASTGRDVAVAVIDTGADTDHPDLRGQIAQIATFVEGGEPSFRSDRHGTAVAGVIGARAGGGNEGIAPGARLTVLKACWYSDPAASKARCSSWTLAKAVDHAITHRLKVLNLSLGGPTDDLLARLLAAAERNGIIVVVATLDNPHDPGFPASLDTVIPAVACDVNGRIAAPRWSGLSFAAVAPGVEVVALSPNASYTLMSGSSLAAAHVTGVVALLLQQNPQATPDQIRTVLRATARPVAGSTPAGMPRLGLLDACAALARQNPTLVCP from the coding sequence ATGAGACCCGCGAAGCAATGGCGCTCAAGCGGCGTGGTCGCCGCCGTACTGGCGGTGCTGTTCGGTTGCGCTGGTTCGCCCGATCAAGCCGATTCTGCGCCGGCGACGGCCATCGACGAACCCGGCGTTCCCAAACAGTTGCAGGCCCGTCAGATCATCGTGGCGCTGCCCGACCGGTCGCGGCCAGACTGGCCGGCCATCAGCCGTGACTTGCAGACGCAATACCGGCTCCGACCGGTCGGCGAATTCCCGCTGACCTCCATCGGCGTGCAGTGCTTGGTCTTTCAGGTGCCCGCCGATCAGTCCATGGCTGGGGTAATCGGTCGGCTCAACGCTGATCCACGAGTCGTGCTGGTCCAGCCCAATCAAAGCTTCGAAGGTTTGCAAGGCGGAGCGAGCAATCCGTATCGTGAGTTGGCCTATGGAGCGAAACAGTTGCGAGCCGATCTAGCGCACCGCGCCAGCACCGGTCGCGACGTGGCGGTGGCGGTCATCGACACCGGAGCCGACACCGACCATCCCGACCTGCGCGGGCAGATCGCGCAAATCGCCACCTTCGTGGAAGGCGGCGAACCTTCCTTCCGCAGCGACCGTCACGGCACGGCGGTGGCCGGCGTCATCGGCGCCCGCGCGGGGGGTGGAAACGAGGGCATCGCGCCCGGCGCGCGGCTGACGGTGCTCAAAGCGTGTTGGTATTCAGACCCGGCCGCAAGCAAGGCCCGATGCAGCAGTTGGACTTTGGCGAAAGCGGTGGACCATGCCATCACCCACCGGCTCAAGGTGCTGAACTTGAGCCTCGGCGGACCGACGGACGATTTGCTGGCGCGCTTGCTGGCGGCCGCCGAGCGGAACGGGATCATCGTGGTCGTGGCGACGCTGGACAATCCGCACGATCCGGGGTTTCCCGCGTCGCTCGATACCGTCATCCCGGCGGTCGCTTGCGACGTGAACGGCCGGATCGCCGCGCCGCGCTGGTCCGGCCTCTCGTTCGCGGCGGTCGCGCCCGGCGTGGAGGTGGTCGCGCTGTCGCCGAACGCCAGCTACACGCTGATGTCCGGCAGTTCGCTGGCCGCCGCTCATGTCACCGGCGTCGTCGCCCTGTTGCTGCAACAGAACCCGCAAGCGACGCCCGATCAGATCAGAACCGTGCTGCGCGCCACCGCTAGGCCAGTCGCCGGCTCAACACCGGCCGGCATGCCACGCCTGGGGCTGCTCGACGCCTGCGCGGCGTTGGCCCGGCAGAATCCCACCTTGGTTTGCCCTTGA
- a CDS encoding zf-HC2 domain-containing protein, protein MPMIPPAPRPLDRHAAIEALLPWYANGTLTPVETAAVEQHLTHCHACRAEVARCRTLATAIGQENQREVWQPAPDGFDRLLAQIDQQEGEPTSAVTRRPRLLERLSVWLGATPNPVRWTLALESLAVAALLLVIALPGTRLPSDYETLSGAPRPPAATGPRLRIVFADAATAKDIQSLLQEIDGSIVAGPTALGVYTVTLPAGARSDQVRAAALGTLRARHHVRLAEAATDGDHP, encoded by the coding sequence ATGCCCATGATTCCGCCCGCCCCCCGGCCGCTAGATCGGCACGCGGCCATCGAAGCGCTGCTGCCGTGGTATGCGAATGGCACCCTGACTCCGGTCGAAACGGCCGCGGTCGAACAGCACCTCACGCACTGTCATGCCTGCCGTGCCGAAGTGGCGCGATGCCGGACGCTTGCAACCGCCATCGGCCAAGAAAATCAACGAGAAGTCTGGCAACCGGCCCCGGACGGTTTCGACCGCCTGCTGGCGCAAATCGACCAACAGGAAGGCGAGCCGACCTCGGCGGTAACCCGTCGCCCCCGCTTGCTCGAACGCCTGAGCGTTTGGCTGGGAGCCACCCCCAACCCGGTGCGCTGGACGCTGGCGCTGGAAAGCTTGGCGGTGGCGGCGCTGTTGCTGGTGATCGCGCTGCCTGGAACGCGCCTGCCTTCGGACTATGAAACCTTGTCGGGCGCCCCCCGACCGCCGGCGGCGACAGGGCCGCGCTTGCGGATCGTTTTTGCCGACGCCGCCACCGCCAAGGATATCCAAAGCCTGCTGCAAGAAATCGACGGCAGCATCGTCGCCGGGCCCACGGCGCTCGGCGTTTACACCGTCACCCTGCCGGCGGGAGCGCGTTCGGACCAAGTCCGCGCCGCCGCGCTCGGCACGCTGCGCGCCCGCCATCACGTTCGCCTGGCCGAAGCAGCTACCGACGGAGATCATCCATGA
- a CDS encoding sigma-70 family RNA polymerase sigma factor, with translation MSQHPAPSRFSAGTAAETTDLELIRAVAGKDRHALKQLYERYAPRVGRYLLKLLKQPELVDEAVNDTMLALWQSADRFDPAAGQLLTWLFGIAHNKGLKTLRRTGRFRADQSIDTLAPDVLDEAEDREPSLRAAPHGPEQTVLGWELGGILQWALEQLSTEHRSVIELAFGEELAYPQIAEIVGCPLNTVKTRMFHARKRLAQLLARRGYRDVATAQEE, from the coding sequence ATGAGCCAGCACCCCGCGCCATCGCGCTTTAGCGCTGGGACCGCCGCCGAAACAACCGATCTTGAATTGATCCGCGCGGTGGCGGGCAAGGACCGCCACGCCCTCAAACAATTGTATGAACGCTACGCGCCGCGCGTCGGACGTTATCTGCTCAAGCTGCTGAAACAGCCCGAACTGGTGGACGAAGCCGTGAACGACACCATGCTGGCGCTCTGGCAGTCCGCCGACCGCTTCGACCCCGCCGCCGGGCAGCTTTTGACCTGGCTGTTCGGCATCGCCCATAACAAGGGTCTCAAGACCTTGCGCCGGACCGGGCGTTTTCGCGCCGACCAGTCCATCGATACCCTAGCGCCGGACGTGCTGGATGAGGCCGAGGATCGCGAGCCATCCCTGCGGGCCGCCCCGCACGGCCCAGAACAAACCGTATTGGGCTGGGAATTGGGTGGGATCTTGCAGTGGGCGCTGGAACAGCTTTCGACCGAGCATCGCAGCGTGATCGAGCTGGCGTTCGGTGAGGAACTCGCCTATCCGCAAATCGCCGAAATCGTCGGCTGCCCGCTTAACACGGTCAAAACCCGGATGTTTCACGCCCGCAAGAGGCTGGCCCAACTGCTGGCCCGGCGCGGCTATCGGGACGTTGCCACGGCGCAGGAGGAGTAA
- a CDS encoding substrate-binding domain-containing protein, which translates to MKILISKMGFSGLMLSFALAVGLANPLELARAETLSIGGTGSATPLIELFARAYRQLKPEVAIQVLDPPMSSNASIRAVLEGAIDLAVPGKSLTEEEKARGGQDWELGRTLFLVVSSKPEAQPGFSLEQLAAIYEGKVTTWADGSPIRLVLRSPMESDTLALRKLSPVMDRAVEAALARSGMLVAANDLENVELLEKTPGALGTTNLALIQAQKRKLYPIPINGVTPTLAALNQGSYPHAKRLYLTRGPRLSPAAQGFMEFILSTSGREVLERAGYIPAARQP; encoded by the coding sequence ATGAAAATCCTTATATCGAAAATGGGATTCAGCGGCTTGATGCTAAGTTTCGCGCTCGCGGTGGGATTGGCAAATCCTTTGGAACTCGCCCGCGCCGAGACGCTCAGCATTGGCGGCACAGGTTCCGCGACCCCGCTGATCGAGCTATTCGCGCGGGCTTACCGCCAGCTCAAGCCGGAGGTCGCGATACAAGTGCTTGACCCGCCGATGAGCAGCAATGCCTCGATTCGCGCGGTTCTGGAGGGGGCTATCGATCTGGCGGTTCCGGGCAAATCGTTGACGGAAGAAGAAAAAGCCAGGGGCGGTCAGGATTGGGAGTTGGGTCGCACCCTCTTTCTGGTAGTCAGTTCCAAGCCGGAGGCACAACCCGGTTTCTCTTTAGAACAACTGGCGGCGATTTATGAGGGCAAGGTCACGACCTGGGCCGATGGATCACCGATCCGGCTGGTGTTGCGTAGCCCGATGGAGTCAGACACGTTGGCGTTGCGCAAGTTGTCGCCGGTCATGGATCGGGCGGTCGAAGCGGCGCTGGCGCGGTCCGGTATGCTGGTCGCCGCTAACGATTTGGAGAATGTGGAACTGTTGGAGAAGACCCCCGGCGCCCTCGGCACCACCAATCTGGCCTTGATACAAGCCCAAAAGCGGAAGCTGTATCCCATCCCCATCAACGGCGTGACACCGACTTTGGCCGCTTTGAACCAGGGCAGTTATCCTCATGCCAAGCGGCTTTATCTGACGCGCGGACCCCGGTTATCGCCGGCTGCCCAAGGTTTTATGGAATTCATCCTGTCAACGTCCGGACGCGAAGTGCTTGAGCGGGCCGGCTACATTCCCGCCGCGCGGCAACCGTGA
- a CDS encoding response regulator, producing MSGRFQRDRLLTALAGGLAVVATLLPPAGFFLWSYRNLSGGLESEVRIVAAAVSEHINHNAGMWRFQAERLEAVMHKYANLQRGYAVIDQQGTRIARLAPPVLVAPTLSRAYPFYDFGAEAGRVEAIVSLRDLVVETALVALAGLGLGLLIFFPLRLIPLRALRRATRALVDSENAYRQLVELSPDAIYINQNGRIAYINAAGVRMFRADSAASLLGTSFWDRIHPDSHPVVRERLQQLQALRTAAPLLEECYLRLDGTRFPVEVAAAPFVYKGQPALQVVVHDLTERKRIEGSLRQARDAAEAANRAKSRFLANMSHEIRTPMNGVLGMAQLLAEQTPLTDQQRHYLEVLTDSGTTLLRIIDEILDFSKIEAGKFTFSETVFDLRQRVTDTLRMLVPQARRKQLELRWNVAADVPLRVCGDPGRLHQVLANLASNAIKFTQRGSVRVEVVRDGTEQMEDAGAACRLRFTVQDTGIGISEEAGARLFQPFAQADDSTTRKYGGTGLGLVISKQIVEMMGGRIDYQSAPGLGTTFWFTANLTVAANEAKSSSLRMDGVQRLTGRVLLAEDNPVNCLVAEEMLKGLGLEVELATDGREALDAWSQRPFDIVLMDCQMPEMDGFEATRQIRAREAAEPQRANPRPTPIVALTANAFSEDRERCLAVGMNDYLAKPFSRNDLYETLRRWVPDRA from the coding sequence GTGAGCGGGCGCTTTCAGCGAGATCGCCTGTTGACCGCCTTGGCCGGCGGCTTGGCGGTCGTGGCGACGCTGTTGCCGCCGGCGGGGTTTTTTCTCTGGTCGTATCGGAATCTCAGCGGAGGATTGGAAAGCGAGGTTCGCATCGTCGCGGCGGCGGTCTCGGAGCACATTAACCATAACGCCGGCATGTGGCGCTTCCAAGCCGAACGACTGGAGGCGGTCATGCACAAGTACGCCAACCTCCAGCGCGGTTACGCCGTGATCGACCAGCAAGGAACTCGTATCGCCCGGCTGGCGCCGCCGGTTCTGGTCGCGCCGACCTTGAGCCGCGCCTATCCATTTTATGATTTCGGGGCCGAAGCCGGCAGGGTCGAGGCCATCGTTTCGCTGCGGGATTTAGTGGTGGAGACCGCGCTGGTCGCCTTGGCCGGTCTGGGGCTGGGGCTGCTCATTTTTTTTCCGCTGCGACTCATTCCCTTGCGCGCGTTGCGGCGGGCGACGCGGGCGCTGGTGGACAGCGAAAATGCCTATCGGCAATTGGTCGAGCTATCCCCCGATGCGATTTACATCAATCAAAATGGGCGCATCGCCTACATCAACGCCGCCGGAGTGCGCATGTTTAGAGCGGATTCCGCAGCCTCGCTGCTGGGTACCTCGTTTTGGGATCGCATCCATCCCGACTCTCATCCAGTCGTGCGCGAGCGGTTGCAACAGCTTCAGGCGCTGAGAACCGCCGCTCCCTTGCTGGAAGAGTGCTACCTGCGGCTCGACGGCACGAGGTTTCCGGTGGAAGTGGCCGCCGCGCCTTTTGTCTACAAAGGGCAGCCAGCGTTACAGGTCGTCGTGCACGATCTCACCGAGCGCAAGCGGATCGAAGGATCGCTGCGCCAGGCCCGCGACGCCGCCGAAGCCGCCAACCGGGCTAAGTCGCGGTTTTTGGCCAATATGAGCCATGAAATCCGCACGCCGATGAACGGGGTTTTGGGCATGGCCCAACTACTGGCGGAACAAACGCCGCTCACCGACCAGCAGCGGCATTATCTGGAAGTTTTGACGGACTCTGGCACGACGCTGCTGCGCATCATCGACGAAATCCTCGATTTCTCGAAGATCGAGGCCGGTAAATTCACATTTTCGGAAACTGTTTTCGACCTCCGGCAGCGAGTGACCGATACGTTGCGGATGCTGGTTCCCCAAGCCCGCCGCAAGCAACTGGAGCTGCGATGGAACGTGGCCGCCGATGTGCCGCTTCGCGTGTGCGGCGATCCCGGTCGGCTGCATCAAGTCCTCGCCAATCTGGCCAGTAACGCCATCAAATTCACCCAGCGCGGGAGCGTTCGGGTTGAAGTGGTTCGCGACGGGACCGAACAGATGGAGGACGCCGGCGCAGCCTGTCGGCTGCGCTTCACGGTGCAGGATACGGGGATCGGTATTTCCGAGGAAGCGGGCGCTCGCCTGTTTCAACCCTTCGCGCAGGCGGACGATTCCACGACGCGCAAATACGGTGGCACCGGCCTCGGTCTGGTCATTTCCAAGCAAATCGTCGAAATGATGGGAGGGCGGATCGACTACCAGAGCGCGCCGGGACTGGGAACGACTTTTTGGTTCACGGCGAACCTGACGGTCGCCGCGAACGAAGCCAAGTCATCGTCGCTTCGGATGGACGGGGTGCAACGGCTCACCGGGCGGGTGCTGCTGGCTGAGGATAATCCCGTCAATTGCTTGGTCGCCGAGGAGATGCTGAAAGGACTGGGGCTAGAGGTGGAACTGGCGACCGACGGGCGGGAGGCACTGGACGCTTGGAGCCAGCGCCCTTTCGACATCGTGCTGATGGATTGCCAGATGCCGGAGATGGATGGTTTCGAAGCGACCCGGCAAATTCGCGCTCGCGAAGCAGCCGAACCCCAGCGAGCCAATCCGCGCCCAACTCCCATCGTCGCGCTGACCGCGAATGCTTTTTCCGAAGACCGGGAGCGCTGCTTGGCGGTCGGGATGAACGATTATTTAGCCAAACCGTTTTCGCGGAACGATCTTTACGAGACGCTCAGGCGCTGGGTTCCAGATCGAGCTTGA
- a CDS encoding RecQ family ATP-dependent DNA helicase: MNDPIREAPASGFAPHCLSIDLEVGIKDRRIHQFAGVRGDDGRSFLFNSGDLNAHLAKLDDFAEGCAFLLGHNLIAFDAPHLAAAKPDLRLLKLPMVDTLLLNPLAFPRNPYHHLVKHYQDGQLKRGRLNDPQLDACLTLEVFRDQQNALRALRQSAPDLLLAWHWLTATQGPTAGLNAFFMTVRHRSRPTEAEAQTAIERFLRGRGCLNHARAILTEAKQHAWPLAYALAWLSVAGGNSVMPPWVRHQFPEAGILVRRLRDSACGDPACAWCRDRHSALKELKHWFPDIPGFRAEPAHSDGRPLQQCIVEAAMAGEHVLGILPTGTGKSLCYQLLALSRYDKIGALTVVISPLVALMADQITSLKNGGIKHCDAINGLLSLPERTDVLDRVRLGDIGILLISPEQLRNRTVRNVLAQREIGAWVLDEAHCLSKWGHDFRPDYRYVGRFIQEKAGQDPIPTVLCLTATAKPDVVADIVDYFHAKPSIDLRVFDGGSSRANLEFIVLKTTSAEKFAHVHQLLETDLTPGSPGGAIVYCATRKHAEEIADFLRQKQMPAEHFHSKLTPDVKKNVQERFKNGGLRAIAATNAFGMGIDKSDVRLVVHADIPGSLENYLQEAGRAGRDQAPARCVLLYTSDDVERQFFMSARSRLNQREIQSILKALRNLDRKKRLGGEVVATAGEILSKENEEVFERDSATDDTRVRVALAWLEETHLLAREENRVQIFPSSLRVRSVEDARRKLEAKPMFEDYRRQLLSLVEALMAADSDQGLSTDELMGLSGLSAVKIRAALYDLERLGIASNDTSLTAFVHVGVEHNSRKRLEEATNLETALLDELRQTAPELEKGETSVLHLRRATQHLKDRGHANALPEKLWGVIESLARDGCDEDGGTGSLQVRRLDAETAQVTLRREWSTLDQLARRRRTAADRLLSHLLDDLPSGTRGTDILVETTLGKLMAALERDLLLKAEMKAPAKLLDRALLWLHEQEIIRLNKGLAIFRSAMTIRLAPEKRNFLKADFIPLTQHYDEQVVQIHVMVEYVQRGLSAMAEALRLAMDYFTLQRAEFLSRWLPEREKELSRQTTPESWRAIVESLNNPTQQKIVTDDRDRANVLILAGPGSGKTRVLVHRIAYLVRVRRENPRGVLALAYNRHAAVEIRRRLTDLIGDDAKGVTILTCHALAMRLVGASFADRAAMDEDAFRVVLRQAVALLKGEGLASDEADVQRERLLAGFRWILVDEYQDIGPDQYDLISALAGRTLQDEDGRLSLLAVGDDDQNIYAFDGASVEFIQRFEADYAAKPVYLIENYRSTAHIIAAANRIIEPARNRMKTEHPITIDRARSKIPPGGDWRRLDSVSQGRAQILPVGTDPLTQAMAVMAELQRLSALTSDWNWANAAVIARNWHFLEPVRGYCELHDIPVQMANEEAPNFWWLRETQALVEWLKAREHPFINAEILKQWLDGKGPGRWWALLREAMDEYALESSNAESPKGHFKEWLIEWGREVRRRQTGLLLLTAHRAKGLEFDHVAVLDGGWSQRDRNEDRDAPRRLYYVAMTRARKTLTLARFAARHPLLDPLPESPELLRRPPSALSPPSPVLARSRKRLSLKDVYIGFAGLYPDNHRVHRAIAALNVGDALLYRQEGKRKLLLDGNGDRVGQLAKGFASPPNTTCIAARVAAITVSQKTHTEPEYRDSLRCERWEVVVTELTLEPTA; this comes from the coding sequence GGTCTTTCGGGACCAGCAAAACGCCTTGCGCGCCCTCCGCCAATCCGCGCCGGATTTGCTGCTCGCCTGGCATTGGTTGACCGCGACGCAAGGACCGACCGCCGGTCTGAATGCTTTTTTCATGACGGTCCGGCACCGATCGCGCCCGACCGAAGCGGAAGCCCAAACCGCCATCGAACGGTTTTTGCGCGGACGCGGCTGCCTCAATCACGCGCGCGCCATTTTAACCGAAGCGAAACAGCACGCTTGGCCGTTAGCCTACGCCTTGGCGTGGCTGTCGGTGGCGGGCGGTAATTCAGTCATGCCGCCCTGGGTGCGCCACCAGTTTCCGGAAGCGGGCATTTTGGTGCGCCGCCTGCGGGATAGCGCGTGCGGCGATCCAGCTTGCGCGTGGTGTCGGGATCGGCACAGCGCGCTGAAGGAACTGAAGCATTGGTTTCCCGACATCCCAGGCTTTCGTGCCGAACCGGCTCATTCCGATGGGCGACCCTTGCAACAGTGCATCGTCGAAGCCGCCATGGCCGGCGAACATGTGTTGGGAATACTGCCGACCGGGACCGGAAAATCGCTGTGCTATCAGCTTCTCGCGCTATCCCGCTACGACAAGATCGGCGCTTTGACGGTCGTCATTTCACCTCTGGTGGCCTTGATGGCGGATCAAATCACCAGCTTGAAAAATGGCGGCATCAAACACTGCGATGCCATCAACGGTCTGTTGTCCCTACCGGAACGCACCGACGTACTGGATCGGGTCCGGCTGGGTGATATCGGCATTTTGCTCATTTCGCCGGAACAATTACGCAATCGCACCGTGCGCAATGTGCTGGCCCAACGCGAAATTGGCGCGTGGGTGTTGGATGAGGCGCACTGTCTTTCCAAATGGGGTCACGATTTTCGACCCGACTACCGTTATGTCGGCCGCTTCATTCAGGAAAAAGCCGGCCAAGACCCTATTCCCACGGTGTTGTGCCTGACCGCCACCGCCAAACCGGACGTGGTGGCTGACATCGTGGACTACTTCCACGCCAAGCCGTCCATCGACTTGCGGGTTTTCGATGGCGGATCCAGCCGCGCCAATTTGGAATTTATCGTTCTTAAAACCACCAGCGCCGAGAAATTCGCGCATGTCCATCAGTTGTTGGAAACGGATTTAACGCCCGGTTCGCCCGGCGGTGCCATCGTGTACTGCGCGACCCGCAAACACGCCGAGGAGATTGCCGATTTCTTGCGTCAAAAACAGATGCCCGCCGAGCACTTCCATTCCAAGCTGACGCCCGACGTGAAGAAAAACGTGCAAGAACGCTTCAAAAACGGCGGTTTGCGGGCCATCGCCGCAACCAACGCTTTCGGCATGGGCATCGATAAATCCGATGTGCGCTTGGTGGTTCACGCCGATATTCCGGGCTCGCTGGAAAACTACCTGCAAGAAGCGGGACGCGCCGGCCGCGATCAAGCGCCAGCGCGCTGTGTGCTGCTTTACACCTCCGACGATGTGGAAAGGCAATTTTTCATGTCCGCGCGCTCCCGGTTGAACCAGCGCGAGATTCAATCAATCCTCAAAGCCTTGCGCAACCTGGACCGCAAAAAGCGGCTCGGCGGCGAAGTGGTGGCCACGGCCGGTGAGATTCTGAGCAAGGAAAACGAAGAGGTTTTCGAGCGCGATTCCGCGACTGACGACACTCGCGTGCGCGTGGCGCTGGCTTGGCTGGAGGAAACGCACTTGCTCGCCCGCGAGGAGAATCGGGTGCAAATTTTTCCGTCCTCCCTCCGCGTGCGATCGGTGGAGGACGCCCGACGAAAACTGGAAGCAAAACCGATGTTCGAGGATTACCGCCGCCAGTTACTTTCGCTGGTGGAAGCGCTGATGGCGGCGGACTCCGACCAGGGGCTTTCAACCGACGAACTGATGGGGCTATCGGGATTGAGCGCGGTGAAAATCCGCGCCGCGCTTTACGATTTGGAACGCTTGGGGATCGCCAGCAACGATACCTCTCTAACCGCTTTCGTGCACGTCGGGGTGGAGCACAACTCAAGAAAGCGGTTGGAAGAAGCCACCAACCTCGAAACCGCCTTGCTCGACGAATTGCGTCAAACAGCGCCGGAACTTGAAAAAGGCGAAACCTCGGTTTTACACCTGCGGCGGGCGACCCAACATTTGAAGGATCGAGGTCACGCCAACGCCTTGCCGGAAAAACTCTGGGGAGTCATTGAAAGTCTCGCGCGCGACGGCTGCGACGAAGACGGGGGCACCGGCAGCTTGCAAGTTAGGCGCTTGGATGCGGAAACCGCGCAGGTGACGCTACGGCGGGAATGGTCGACGCTCGACCAACTTGCCCGGCGGCGGCGGACGGCGGCGGACCGGCTTCTAAGCCACCTGCTCGATGACCTGCCGTCGGGGACGCGAGGGACGGATATCCTGGTCGAAACCACGCTCGGCAAGCTGATGGCGGCGCTCGAACGCGACCTGCTGCTCAAAGCGGAAATGAAAGCTCCCGCCAAACTGCTCGACCGCGCTCTGCTATGGCTCCACGAACAGGAAATTATTCGCCTGAACAAAGGCTTGGCTATTTTTCGCTCGGCCATGACCATCCGTCTCGCCCCAGAAAAACGCAACTTCTTGAAGGCCGATTTTATCCCCCTCACGCAGCACTATGACGAACAGGTGGTGCAAATCCACGTCATGGTGGAATACGTCCAGCGCGGCCTCAGCGCCATGGCGGAAGCGCTGCGGCTGGCGATGGATTACTTCACACTGCAACGCGCCGAGTTTTTGAGCCGCTGGTTGCCGGAGCGAGAAAAGGAATTGTCCCGACAGACGACCCCGGAATCTTGGCGGGCCATCGTCGAATCCCTGAACAACCCGACCCAACAAAAAATCGTAACCGATGATCGGGATCGCGCCAACGTCTTGATCTTGGCGGGTCCGGGTTCCGGAAAAACTCGCGTGCTGGTGCATCGCATCGCGTATCTGGTCCGAGTCAGGCGAGAAAATCCGCGCGGCGTTTTGGCCCTCGCTTATAACCGTCACGCGGCGGTTGAAATCCGCCGACGTTTGACCGATCTGATCGGTGACGACGCCAAGGGCGTTACCATTCTCACCTGCCACGCGCTCGCCATGCGGCTGGTGGGCGCAAGCTTCGCCGACCGCGCCGCCATGGACGAGGATGCCTTCAGGGTCGTATTGCGACAGGCGGTGGCGCTGCTAAAAGGCGAAGGGCTAGCCTCGGACGAGGCCGATGTGCAGCGGGAACGCCTCCTGGCCGGATTTCGCTGGATATTGGTCGATGAATATCAGGATATCGGCCCGGATCAATACGATCTGATCTCGGCGTTGGCCGGCCGCACCCTACAGGACGAAGACGGCCGGCTCAGCTTGCTTGCGGTGGGCGACGACGACCAGAACATCTATGCCTTCGATGGCGCGTCGGTTGAATTCATCCAGCGCTTCGAGGCCGACTACGCCGCGAAGCCAGTTTATCTGATCGAGAACTACCGCTCCACCGCCCACATCATCGCCGCCGCCAACCGAATCATCGAACCGGCCCGCAACCGGATGAAAACCGAGCACCCGATCACGATTGACCGCGCCCGCTCCAAAATTCCGCCCGGCGGCGACTGGCGGCGTCTAGATTCCGTCTCTCAAGGTCGCGCCCAAATACTGCCGGTCGGAACCGACCCTCTGACGCAAGCCATGGCGGTGATGGCGGAACTGCAACGCTTGTCCGCGCTAACCTCGGATTGGAATTGGGCGAACGCGGCGGTGATCGCCCGCAACTGGCATTTTTTGGAACCGGTGCGCGGCTACTGCGAACTTCACGATATTCCAGTCCAAATGGCCAACGAAGAAGCTCCAAATTTTTGGTGGCTGCGAGAGACTCAAGCGTTGGTCGAATGGTTGAAGGCCAGAGAACACCCGTTTATCAATGCGGAGATTCTCAAGCAATGGCTCGATGGCAAAGGACCGGGCCGCTGGTGGGCTTTATTGAGGGAAGCCATGGATGAATATGCCTTGGAAAGCAGCAACGCGGAATCGCCGAAAGGCCATTTTAAGGAATGGCTCATCGAATGGGGTCGAGAAGTCCGGCGACGGCAAACGGGCTTGCTGCTGCTGACCGCCCATCGCGCCAAAGGGCTGGAATTCGACCATGTGGCGGTGCTCGACGGCGGCTGGAGCCAACGCGATCGCAACGAGGACCGGGATGCGCCGCGCCGGTTGTACTACGTCGCCATGACTCGCGCCAGGAAAACGCTGACTTTGGCCCGCTTTGCCGCACGACATCCCCTATTGGATCCATTGCCCGAAAGCCCCGAACTTCTTCGGCGTCCACCCAGCGCGCTGTCGCCGCCGTCGCCCGTTTTAGCACGCAGCCGCAAGCGCCTGAGCTTGAAAGATGTTTACATCGGCTTTGCGGGCCTCTATCCGGACAACCATCGCGTGCATCGCGCTATCGCGGCTCTCAACGTTGGCGATGCGCTACTTTATCGGCAGGAAGGAAAACGCAAGTTGCTGCTGGACGGTAACGGCGACCGGGTGGGCCAACTCGCTAAAGGTTTTGCCTCGCCTCCCAACACGACGTGCATCGCGGCGCGGGTGGCGGCCATCACCGTCAGTCAGAAAACCCATACTGAACCCGAATATCGCGATTCGTTGCGCTGCGAGCGGTGGGAGGTGGTCGTAACGGAATTGACCTTAGAGCCGACGGCTTGA